The following are encoded in a window of Streptomyces griseiscabiei genomic DNA:
- a CDS encoding chitinase yields the protein MRRFRSRAVAAATLALGLTLAGAGQASAADINNARNAGFESGLSDWNCSAGSGGTVSSPVHGGASALRATPAGQDNARCTQTVAVRPGSTYTLSAWVRGGYAYLGATGTGTADVSTWTPDSADWKQLSTTFRTGASTTSVTVYTHGWYGQAAYVADDVSVFGPDGGGGGDQPPTIPSAPAGLAVAGSTSSSVSLAWNAVPGATGYHVYRGGTKVQSVTGTSATVTGLAASTSYAFQVTAANSAGESGRSATVTGTTTATPGGGTGVPRHAVTGYWQNFDNGAAVQKLADVPSRYDIIAVAFADATATPGAVAFTLDSAGLGGYTVDQFKADVRAKQAAGKKVIVSVGGERGTVAVNDAASAANFADSVYALMRTYGFDGVDIDLENGLNATYMTQALRALSAKAGPSLVITMAPQTIDMQSPSNAYFRTALNIKDILTVVNMQYYNSGSMLGCDGKVYSQGSVDFLTALACVQLENGLDPSQVGLGLPASTRGAGSGYVAPSVVTNALDCLARGTNCGSFKPPRTYPGLRGAMTWSTNWDATAGNAWSNAVGPHVHGLP from the coding sequence ATGCGGCGGTTCCGGTCGAGGGCCGTAGCCGCCGCCACTCTCGCCCTCGGTCTCACCCTCGCCGGCGCCGGACAGGCGTCCGCCGCGGACATCAACAACGCCAGGAACGCCGGATTCGAGTCGGGGCTCAGCGACTGGAACTGCTCGGCGGGCAGCGGCGGCACCGTCTCCTCCCCCGTGCACGGCGGCGCGTCCGCGCTGCGGGCCACCCCGGCCGGGCAGGACAACGCCCGCTGCACCCAGACCGTGGCCGTCAGGCCCGGCTCGACGTACACGCTCAGCGCCTGGGTGCGGGGCGGGTACGCCTATCTGGGCGCGACCGGCACCGGGACGGCGGACGTGTCCACCTGGACGCCGGACTCGGCGGACTGGAAGCAGCTGTCGACCACCTTCCGCACGGGCGCCTCGACGACCTCGGTGACGGTGTACACGCACGGCTGGTACGGGCAGGCCGCGTACGTCGCCGACGACGTGTCCGTGTTCGGTCCCGACGGCGGCGGGGGCGGCGACCAGCCGCCGACGATCCCGTCCGCGCCGGCCGGGCTGGCGGTGGCGGGCTCCACGTCCTCGTCGGTGTCGCTGGCCTGGAACGCGGTGCCGGGCGCCACGGGGTACCACGTCTACCGGGGCGGTACGAAGGTCCAGTCGGTCACCGGCACCTCGGCGACCGTGACCGGGCTCGCCGCCTCCACCTCGTACGCCTTCCAGGTCACGGCGGCCAACTCGGCCGGGGAGTCGGGCCGTTCGGCGACCGTGACGGGGACGACGACCGCGACGCCGGGCGGCGGCACCGGGGTGCCCCGGCACGCGGTGACCGGGTACTGGCAGAACTTCGACAACGGGGCGGCGGTGCAGAAGCTCGCCGATGTCCCGTCGCGGTACGACATCATCGCCGTCGCCTTCGCGGACGCCACCGCCACACCGGGCGCGGTGGCCTTCACCCTCGACTCCGCGGGGCTCGGCGGCTACACGGTCGACCAGTTCAAGGCGGACGTCCGGGCCAAGCAGGCGGCCGGCAAGAAGGTCATCGTGTCGGTCGGCGGTGAGCGCGGCACGGTCGCGGTCAACGACGCGGCCTCCGCGGCGAACTTCGCCGACTCGGTGTACGCGCTGATGCGGACGTACGGCTTCGACGGCGTCGACATCGATCTGGAGAACGGGCTGAACGCCACCTACATGACACAGGCGTTGCGGGCGCTGTCGGCGAAGGCCGGCCCGTCGCTGGTCATCACGATGGCGCCGCAGACCATCGACATGCAGTCGCCGTCCAACGCGTACTTCCGGACCGCGCTGAACATCAAGGACATCCTGACCGTCGTCAACATGCAGTACTACAACAGCGGTTCCATGCTGGGCTGCGACGGCAAGGTCTACAGCCAGGGGTCGGTGGACTTCCTCACCGCCCTCGCCTGCGTCCAGCTGGAGAACGGGCTCGACCCGTCCCAGGTGGGCCTGGGGCTGCCGGCCTCGACCCGGGGCGCGGGCAGCGGGTACGTGGCGCCGAGCGTGGTGACCAACGCCCTCGACTGTCTGGCGCGGGGCACCAACTGCGGTTCCTTCAAACCGCCGCGGACGTACCCCGGCCTCCGGGGCGCGATGACCTGGTCGACCAACTGGGACGCCACGGCGGGCAACGCGTGGTCGAACGCGGTGGGGCCGCATGTGCACGGGCTGCCGTAG
- a CDS encoding Nramp family divalent metal transporter gives MADTTGNPTDTPATSGTNPPPRKSSWKYIGPGIVVAATGVGAGDLVATLIAGSNFGYTLLWAAVLGCLVKISLAEAAGRWHLSTGRTLFDGWASLGRWTTWFFVVYVVIWGFVYGAAAMSSSALPLQALFPDVMDLKWWAVLCGLSGLVFVWFNKYEVFEKVMTVLVGVMFVVTVYLAIRVTPNLADAFAGLLPVLPDEKDSILNTLGLIGGVGGTITLAAYGYWVNAKGWTNSGWMKVMRLDNRVAYLTTGIFVIAMLFVGAELLHSANVAIASGDKGLIQLGDILEDEYGTATAKFFLIGFFATSYTSLIGVWHGVSLMFADFVARYRSKAAGKGAEVASGERERSWPFRAYLLWLTFPPIVLLFQGQPFRLIILYGVLGAAFLPFLAATLLWLLNSSRTPREWRNGILSNAMLALAGLLFLVLAVKQIWDQPWADFF, from the coding sequence ATGGCGGACACCACGGGAAACCCCACAGACACACCCGCAACCTCCGGCACCAACCCCCCACCCCGTAAATCCAGTTGGAAGTACATCGGTCCCGGCATCGTCGTCGCCGCGACCGGTGTCGGCGCCGGCGACCTCGTCGCGACCCTGATCGCGGGCAGCAACTTCGGCTACACCCTGCTCTGGGCGGCCGTCCTCGGCTGTCTCGTCAAGATCTCCCTCGCCGAGGCCGCCGGCCGCTGGCATCTGTCCACCGGCCGCACCCTCTTCGACGGCTGGGCGAGCCTCGGCCGCTGGACGACATGGTTCTTCGTCGTCTACGTCGTGATCTGGGGCTTCGTCTACGGCGCCGCGGCGATGTCCTCCAGCGCCCTGCCCCTCCAGGCGCTCTTCCCGGACGTCATGGACCTCAAGTGGTGGGCCGTCCTGTGCGGCCTGAGCGGGCTGGTCTTCGTCTGGTTCAACAAGTACGAGGTCTTCGAGAAGGTCATGACGGTCCTCGTGGGCGTCATGTTCGTGGTGACCGTCTATCTGGCGATCAGGGTCACCCCGAACCTCGCGGACGCCTTCGCGGGCCTCCTGCCCGTCCTGCCCGACGAGAAGGACTCGATCCTCAACACCCTCGGCCTGATCGGCGGCGTAGGCGGCACGATCACACTGGCCGCGTACGGCTACTGGGTCAACGCCAAGGGCTGGACGAACTCCGGCTGGATGAAGGTCATGCGCCTGGACAACCGGGTCGCCTACCTCACCACCGGCATCTTCGTGATCGCGATGCTCTTCGTCGGCGCCGAACTGCTGCACTCCGCGAACGTGGCCATCGCCAGCGGCGACAAGGGCCTGATCCAGCTCGGCGACATCCTGGAGGACGAGTACGGCACGGCCACCGCCAAGTTCTTCCTGATCGGCTTCTTCGCCACCTCGTACACCTCCCTCATCGGCGTCTGGCACGGCGTCAGCCTGATGTTCGCGGACTTCGTGGCGCGCTACCGCAGCAAGGCGGCGGGCAAGGGCGCGGAGGTCGCCTCCGGCGAGCGGGAGCGGTCCTGGCCGTTCCGCGCCTATCTGCTCTGGCTGACCTTCCCGCCCATCGTCCTGCTCTTCCAGGGGCAGCCGTTCCGCCTGATCATCCTCTACGGCGTCCTCGGCGCCGCCTTCCTCCCCTTCCTCGCCGCCACCCTCCTGTGGCTCCTCAACTCCTCCCGCACCCCCCGCGAATGGCGCAACGGCATCCTCAGCAACGCCATGCTCGCCCTCGCGGGCCTGCTCTTCCTCGTCCTGGCCGTCAAACAGATCTGGGACCAGCCGTGGGCGGACTTCTTCTGA
- a CDS encoding CU044_5270 family protein: MNEELARLLPPPPERDVPPGRLAHHKDRLMRLIDDEHGTATAAPGLRSPAPEAPRPRRLRLPRPALWLPAAALTLAGALTVGLVTTSGSGSPYGVRPSAGESAVGLLDRIADVAARTDVEPVRDDQLVYVKILTAGAEAEDVNGPYVPGKLREREEWVSQEPGPVKQLALHYEGGGYSPLRELLPPGSPGVPAGIDRPTYKWLAALPTDPDELLAELRRLTRPFEGQERSQAVFDKIGELLNASVMPPRTAAALYGAAARIPGVTRIEDAVDPAGRHGVGIRRVDARSAWATEWIFDRDSLTYLGERGYLSADTEMGAKGMILSETAVLKRGVVDEYRERPKA; encoded by the coding sequence ATGAACGAGGAGCTGGCCCGGCTGCTGCCGCCCCCGCCCGAACGGGATGTCCCGCCCGGTCGCCTCGCCCACCACAAGGACCGTTTGATGCGACTCATCGATGACGAGCACGGCACGGCGACCGCCGCTCCCGGGCTCCGCTCCCCCGCGCCGGAGGCTCCCCGTCCGCGCCGCCTCCGGCTGCCGCGCCCGGCGCTGTGGCTGCCCGCCGCCGCGCTGACGCTGGCGGGGGCGCTGACCGTCGGCCTGGTCACGACCTCCGGCTCCGGCTCCCCTTACGGCGTGCGGCCGTCCGCCGGGGAGAGTGCCGTCGGGCTGCTCGACCGGATCGCCGACGTCGCCGCGCGGACGGACGTCGAGCCGGTCCGTGACGACCAGTTGGTGTACGTGAAGATCCTGACGGCCGGGGCGGAGGCCGAGGACGTGAACGGCCCGTACGTGCCGGGGAAGCTGCGCGAGCGGGAGGAGTGGGTGTCGCAGGAGCCGGGGCCGGTGAAGCAGTTGGCCCTGCACTACGAGGGCGGCGGGTACTCCCCGCTGCGGGAGCTGCTGCCGCCGGGGTCGCCGGGTGTCCCGGCCGGTATCGACCGGCCGACGTACAAGTGGCTGGCCGCGCTGCCCACGGACCCCGACGAACTGCTCGCCGAACTCCGGCGGCTCACCAGGCCGTTCGAGGGGCAGGAGCGGTCGCAGGCCGTCTTCGACAAGATCGGTGAGCTGCTCAACGCGTCGGTGATGCCGCCTCGGACCGCCGCCGCGCTGTACGGGGCCGCCGCGAGGATCCCCGGGGTGACCCGGATCGAGGACGCGGTCGACCCGGCCGGACGGCACGGCGTCGGCATCCGCCGTGTCGACGCCCGGTCGGCCTGGGCCACGGAGTGGATCTTCGACCGGGACAGCCTCACCTATCTGGGCGAGCGCGGCTATCTGTCGGCGGACACGGAGATGGGCGCCAAGGGCATGATCCTGAGCGAGACCGCCGTGCTGAAGCGGGGGGTCGTGGACGAGTACCGGGAGCGGCCGAAGGCGTAG
- a CDS encoding ATP-binding protein, whose amino-acid sequence MSVEYDPRPTAAAQARAQVRRQLEGWGLLEQTDTAELLVSELVTNALVHAESRLKLTLSASHGVLRCEVSDADGRPPRVRRATEISESGRGMFLVDALAGRWGCHEDGPGKTVWFELGTCGIDGCGGP is encoded by the coding sequence TTGAGCGTCGAGTACGACCCCCGTCCCACCGCCGCCGCACAGGCGCGCGCGCAGGTGCGCAGGCAGTTGGAGGGATGGGGTCTGCTCGAACAGACCGACACGGCGGAGCTGCTGGTGAGCGAACTGGTCACCAACGCGCTGGTGCACGCGGAGAGCCGGCTGAAGCTGACGCTGTCGGCCTCGCACGGCGTGCTCCGCTGCGAGGTGTCGGACGCGGACGGCCGCCCGCCCCGGGTGCGCCGGGCGACGGAGATATCGGAGAGCGGCCGGGGGATGTTCCTGGTGGACGCGCTCGCCGGGCGCTGGGGCTGCCACGAGGACGGACCGGGCAAGACCGTCTGGTTCGAACTGGGCACCTGCGGCATCGACGGCTGCGGTGGGCCCTAG
- a CDS encoding M14 family metallopeptidase → MRLRIRGRTAALATLLALALSAPVTATTTDATATSGERPRASADDIRQYEVHMHSDSKSRTALQQAGVTVDDADDHSVFVSGRADQIKKLKQQGYEISPLGAAPDRSNGEDDVRLFDFPSADSRYHNYAEMTSEINSVVAANSSIASQRVIGTTYQGRNIVAIKISDNVGTDEAEPEVLFTHHQHAREHLTVEMALYLLGELTSDYGTDSRVTNMVNNREIWIVPDVNPDGGEYDVATGSYRSWRKNRQPNSGSSAVGTDLNRNWNYRWGCCGGSSGSTSSETYRGPSAESAPEVKVVANFVRSRVVGGVQQIKTGIDFHTYSELVLWPFGYTTADTATGMTADDRNAFATVGGKMAASNGYTPEQSSDLYITDGSIDDWLWGNQKIFGYTFEMYPGSASGGGFYPPDEVIARETARNRDAVLQLLENSDCMYRSIGKEAQYCG, encoded by the coding sequence ATGCGACTCCGCATACGCGGCCGCACCGCCGCCCTCGCCACCCTGCTGGCGCTGGCACTCTCCGCCCCGGTCACCGCGACCACCACGGACGCCACGGCCACCAGCGGCGAGCGGCCCAGGGCCTCGGCGGACGACATCCGCCAGTACGAGGTCCATATGCACTCGGACAGCAAGTCCCGTACGGCGCTGCAGCAGGCCGGAGTGACCGTCGACGACGCCGACGACCACTCGGTGTTCGTCTCCGGACGCGCGGACCAGATCAAGAAGCTGAAGCAGCAGGGCTACGAGATCAGCCCGCTCGGCGCGGCCCCCGACCGGTCGAACGGCGAGGACGACGTACGGCTCTTCGACTTCCCGTCCGCCGACTCCCGCTACCACAACTACGCGGAGATGACGAGCGAGATCAACTCCGTGGTCGCGGCGAACAGTTCGATCGCCAGCCAGCGGGTCATCGGCACGACGTACCAGGGCCGGAACATCGTCGCCATCAAGATCAGCGACAACGTCGGCACGGACGAGGCCGAGCCCGAGGTGCTCTTCACCCACCACCAGCACGCCCGTGAGCACCTCACCGTCGAGATGGCGCTCTACCTGCTGGGCGAGCTGACCTCCGACTACGGGACCGACTCCCGCGTCACCAACATGGTGAACAACCGCGAGATCTGGATCGTCCCGGACGTCAACCCGGACGGCGGCGAGTACGACGTCGCGACGGGGTCCTACCGCTCGTGGCGCAAGAACCGGCAGCCCAACAGCGGTTCGTCGGCCGTCGGCACCGACCTCAACCGCAACTGGAACTACCGCTGGGGCTGCTGCGGCGGCTCCTCCGGGTCGACGTCCTCGGAGACCTACCGGGGTCCGTCCGCCGAGTCGGCGCCCGAGGTGAAGGTCGTCGCCAACTTCGTGCGCAGCCGGGTCGTCGGCGGGGTCCAGCAGATCAAGACCGGGATCGACTTCCACACCTACAGCGAACTCGTGCTGTGGCCGTTCGGGTACACGACCGCCGACACGGCGACCGGGATGACGGCCGACGACCGGAACGCGTTCGCCACGGTCGGCGGGAAGATGGCCGCGAGCAACGGGTACACGCCCGAACAGTCCAGCGACCTCTACATCACGGACGGGTCGATCGACGACTGGCTGTGGGGCAACCAGAAGATCTTCGGGTACACGTTCGAGATGTATCCGGGGTCGGCGTCGGGGGGCGGGTTCTATCCGCCCGACGAGGTGATCGCGCGGGAGACCGCGCGGAACCGGGACGCGGTGTTGCAGTTGCTGGAGAACTCGGACTGCATGTACCGGTCCATCGGCAAGGAAGCGCAGTACTGCGGCTGA
- a CDS encoding epoxide hydrolase family protein codes for MTDNSVRSHRIDIPQAQLDDLHTRLDLTRWPDELPDAGWAYGASLPYLRDLATYWRGAYDWRKHEAALNELPQYVTEIDGARVHFLHIRSSDPHALPLILTHGWPGSIVEFLGVIERLSDFHLVIPSIPGFGFSGPTREQGWNVSRVARAWAELMRRLGYERYGAQGGDLGALISPALARVAPESVVGVHVNAASVGFIPLGPVDDAEREGLDERELRSLASIAEFTTDGFGYNALQSTRPQTLSYGLTDSPVGQLAWIMEKFQAWTHSSAALPEDAVDRDTLLTNVMLYWLTGTAGSAARMYYENSHVVDWFPVATSGVPTAVANFGEDVSIRRWAEQANTIVRWTEFERGGHFAALEVPDLLAGDVREFFGTLG; via the coding sequence ATGACAGACAACAGCGTGCGCAGCCACCGGATCGACATCCCTCAGGCCCAGCTGGACGATCTGCACACCCGGCTGGACCTCACCCGCTGGCCGGACGAGCTTCCGGACGCGGGATGGGCCTACGGCGCCTCCCTGCCGTATCTCCGCGACCTCGCCACCTACTGGCGGGGCGCCTACGACTGGCGGAAGCACGAGGCCGCCCTCAACGAACTCCCGCAGTACGTCACGGAGATCGACGGCGCGCGGGTGCACTTCCTGCACATCCGCTCGTCCGACCCCCACGCGCTGCCGCTGATCCTCACGCACGGCTGGCCGGGCTCGATCGTGGAGTTCCTCGGCGTGATCGAGCGCCTGAGCGACTTCCATCTGGTGATCCCGTCCATCCCCGGCTTCGGCTTCTCCGGGCCGACCCGTGAGCAGGGCTGGAACGTCTCCCGCGTCGCCCGCGCCTGGGCGGAACTGATGCGCCGGCTCGGCTACGAGCGCTACGGCGCCCAGGGCGGCGACCTCGGCGCGCTGATCTCGCCCGCGCTGGCCCGGGTCGCCCCGGAGTCGGTGGTCGGTGTGCATGTGAACGCCGCCTCGGTCGGCTTCATCCCGCTCGGCCCGGTCGACGACGCGGAGCGGGAGGGTCTCGACGAGCGGGAGCTGCGGAGCCTCGCGAGCATCGCCGAGTTCACCACGGACGGCTTCGGCTACAACGCCCTGCAGTCCACCCGCCCGCAGACCCTGTCCTACGGCCTCACGGACTCCCCCGTCGGCCAGCTCGCCTGGATCATGGAGAAGTTCCAGGCGTGGACGCACTCCTCGGCCGCGCTGCCGGAGGACGCCGTCGACCGGGACACGCTGCTCACCAACGTGATGCTGTACTGGCTGACGGGGACGGCCGGTTCCGCGGCCCGGATGTACTACGAGAACAGCCATGTCGTCGACTGGTTCCCGGTGGCGACCTCCGGGGTGCCGACCGCGGTGGCCAACTTCGGCGAGGACGTGTCGATCCGCCGCTGGGCCGAGCAGGCCAACACCATCGTCCGCTGGACGGAGTTCGAGCGCGGCGGCCACTTCGCGGCCCTGGAGGTCCCGGACCTGCTGGCCGGGGACGTACGGGAGTTCTTCGGCACCCTCGGCTGA
- a CDS encoding RNA polymerase sigma factor, producing the protein MSDPERVARARIRAGDREAFAELYDACARAVYNHAYRLTGDWSTAEEVMADTFLDAWRTRERLEPDGGSLKPWLLGMATNKARNAGRARGRRLAFLARRPAPDAVADFAEETAGRLDDARRLAAVRQVYGRLRRGEREVLALCVWAGLDYGQAAQALGVPVGTVRSRLSRARARLGRLTEERLREGRADTRTKDREPGRCRGEVESEAVFAAFPLKEIQEGSR; encoded by the coding sequence ATGAGTGACCCCGAGCGGGTGGCGCGGGCGCGGATACGCGCCGGGGACCGGGAGGCCTTCGCCGAGCTCTACGACGCCTGCGCGCGGGCCGTCTACAACCACGCCTACCGGCTGACCGGTGACTGGTCGACGGCCGAGGAGGTGATGGCCGACACCTTCCTGGACGCCTGGCGCACCCGGGAGCGGCTGGAGCCGGACGGCGGCTCGTTGAAGCCGTGGCTGCTGGGCATGGCGACCAACAAGGCGCGCAACGCGGGCCGTGCGCGCGGGCGCCGCCTGGCCTTCCTGGCCCGCCGGCCCGCCCCGGACGCGGTGGCCGACTTCGCCGAGGAGACCGCCGGGCGCCTCGACGACGCGCGCCGGCTCGCCGCCGTGCGCCAGGTGTACGGGCGGCTGCGGCGCGGGGAGCGGGAGGTGCTGGCGCTGTGCGTGTGGGCCGGCCTCGACTACGGGCAGGCGGCGCAGGCGCTGGGTGTGCCGGTGGGGACCGTGCGGTCGCGGCTGTCGCGGGCGAGGGCACGGCTCGGGCGGCTGACGGAGGAGCGGCTGCGCGAGGGGCGGGCGGATACGCGTACAAAAGACAGGGAACCGGGGCGTTGTCGCGGAGAGGTGGAGAGCGAGGCCGTGTTCGCGGCCTTTCCGCTCAAGGAGATCCAGGAGGGTTCCCGATGA
- the cpaB gene encoding Flp pilus assembly protein CpaB: MNSRQRRGVILLVLSALCALAAFAGVLSVIRDVNAKVGPEVTAYRLKGDIAPYEELTASEFERISMPERWLSATAVTDLAEIRGKIAVTQLRKGSLLQSDMIVDRPELEAGQQEIAILIDASTGVAGKINPGSLVNIYATFEEKDSDSGKDTSKLMVADARVIDVGKLTPLESGQSSSDRRRTATEAVPITFALDTADAQRVAFAESFAEHVRLALVGGGEATVVVPDDRSYTLDEDK, translated from the coding sequence GTGAACTCACGCCAGCGCCGTGGCGTCATCCTGCTGGTCCTCTCGGCCCTGTGCGCCCTGGCCGCCTTCGCCGGGGTGCTCTCGGTGATCCGCGATGTGAACGCGAAGGTCGGACCCGAGGTGACCGCGTACCGGCTGAAGGGTGACATCGCGCCCTACGAGGAGCTGACGGCAAGCGAGTTCGAGAGGATCTCGATGCCGGAGCGGTGGCTGTCCGCCACGGCGGTCACCGATCTCGCGGAGATCCGCGGCAAGATCGCCGTCACCCAGCTGCGCAAGGGCTCCCTGCTCCAGTCCGACATGATCGTCGACCGGCCCGAACTCGAAGCGGGACAGCAGGAGATTGCGATCCTGATCGACGCCTCCACCGGAGTGGCGGGCAAGATCAACCCGGGGTCGCTGGTCAACATCTACGCCACCTTCGAGGAGAAGGACAGCGACTCCGGCAAGGACACGTCCAAGCTGATGGTCGCCGACGCCCGTGTCATCGACGTCGGCAAGCTGACCCCCCTCGAATCCGGCCAGTCCAGCAGCGACCGCCGGCGCACGGCCACCGAGGCCGTCCCCATCACCTTCGCGCTCGACACCGCCGATGCCCAGCGCGTCGCGTTCGCCGAGTCGTTCGCCGAACACGTCCGCCTCGCCCTGGTCGGGGGCGGGGAGGCCACCGTCGTCGTACCGGACGACCGTTCGTACACCCTCGACGAGGACAAGTAG
- a CDS encoding SigE family RNA polymerase sigma factor, with product MRSVRADGYQEFAAARAGHLYRSACLLTGGDTHLAEDLVQETLGRLYVKWGRVRRADNPAGYAQTVLTRTFLAHRRRLSSRERATDVIPDVPAAPGSDSSLRLTLVEALGQLPPKDRAVIVLRYWEDRSVEETAAAMNASSAAVRTRCVRALARLRVLLGDAIGEYATP from the coding sequence ATGAGATCAGTCCGCGCGGACGGATACCAGGAGTTCGCGGCGGCGCGCGCGGGGCATCTGTACCGGTCGGCGTGTCTGCTCACCGGCGGGGACACCCATCTCGCCGAGGACCTCGTGCAGGAGACGCTCGGCCGGCTGTATGTGAAGTGGGGGCGGGTGCGGCGGGCGGACAACCCGGCCGGATACGCGCAGACCGTGCTGACCAGGACCTTCCTCGCCCATCGGCGGCGGCTCAGCAGCCGGGAACGGGCCACCGACGTGATCCCGGACGTGCCCGCCGCGCCCGGCTCCGACTCCTCCCTGCGGCTCACCCTCGTCGAGGCGCTCGGCCAACTGCCGCCGAAGGACCGGGCCGTGATCGTCCTGCGCTACTGGGAGGACCGGTCCGTCGAGGAGACCGCCGCGGCGATGAACGCCAGTTCGGCGGCGGTGCGCACCCGATGTGTGCGCGCCCTCGCCCGGCTGCGCGTCCTGCTCGGCGACGCCATCGGCGAGTACGCCACCCCCTGA